The sequence gacatcgtccctccagcgtgtcttgggtttccccggggcctcctcccagtgggacgtgcccaaaacacctcaccagggaggcgtccaggaggcatcctgaccagatgctcctcaactggctcctctcgatgtgaaggagcagcggctctactctgagtccctcccagatgacgAGCTTCTCtttctaagggagagcccagacaccctacggagaaaacccattttggccgcttATATCTCCAATcttgttcttttggtcatgTCCCAAATGTAACCAGGATAATTTTTCTGTAttagatttagtttatttattttattttccattttgttagatttaattttatttatttatttttatttaaaggtttaattaaaatctttttttttctcccctttaatttgtttaacaCCAACCAGGCGAGAACAATAGTGTTCTCGCGCGGCTCTGACGTCATGTGACAGCTGCACGTCAGCGTCCTAAATTGACAGCACAGTTGATATGGCTGCAAATCGCAGCTCAGCCAGAAAGCGCTGCGGGACTCTGACGTGCAGCTGGATGATCGCTCAACCAAACGTTGCCAGAATCACAGTTAGTCAAGAGGGAACTGGTGAGTGTGGATCGGGAGCTAGTATGCTAGCGCTAGTCTTCCTGCCTATTATGATTGTATATTGATTTGTTGCGTAACAATATTAGTTGCATAAGTTATATTTACTTATGAAACTTCTGTACATGTAACTGATTAATTAGGCCTGTTTATACAGGCCAGGTGCGTTGGAGATCCCTCACGAAAGGAGTGGCTGAAGGAACCTTGACCATAGCAAGGATTGTCTGGTTTACTGACCAGACTGGCGAGCTACAATAAGCGGATCCAGAAACACAAGACTTATCATCTGGAAACACTCTTccgaagtagttggaggatcagCTCAAGTCCCCATTGAAGGAAGTGGACTATTTTGGGTTTTTCCATCATCAACAAAGACTGGTGGTCGTCCTTGGCATAAGgactttaatttttctattataatttttttttgcttcaaattaTGGActaatttgtatatatatattgtaaatacAACTCACCAATTTGCACCATCTTACGGTCTCTGTGTTTTACAAATCGCCATCTCCTCTCGTAGCCGAACCTAGCTAGACTATTTAAAATCggattatttaaaatcttgttaGTCCTTGAATGCAACGTGGGTTAcacaaagctcatgaccatagatgagggtgggaacgtagatcgaccggtaaatcgacagcttcgctttttggctcagctctctcttcaccacaacggaccggtacagcgcccgcttgacggcagacgctgcgccaatccgcctgtcgatctcccgctcccttcttccctcattcgtgaacaagatcctgagatactCAAACTTCTctacttggggcaggacaccccccctgacccagagaaggcactctacccttttccggctcatgACCATGGTGTCAGATTTGGAgacactgatcctcatcccggcCACTTCACACTGGGCTGTGAACAGAACCatatcatctgcaaaaagcagagatttgatcctaaggccaccaaaacggatcccctcaacaccttggctggtctagagattctgtccataaaagtaatgaacagaatcggtgacaaagggcagccctggcggagtccaactctcagcggaaacgagcccgacttactgctggcaatggggaccagactctgacaccggtcatacagggacctgacagcccgtatcaaggagcccggtaccccatactcctggagaaccccccacagggctccccgagggacatggtcgaacgccttctccaagtccacaaaacacctgtagactggttgggcgaactcccagaaccctccaggacctgctgagggtgtagagctggtccagtgttccacgacgagaaccagaaccacactgctcttcctgactATCGACTATCAgatggaccctcctctccaggaaacactgaatagaccttgccagggaggctgaagagtgtgacccccctgtaattggagcacaccctccggtccccctttttgaacagggggaccaccactccagtctgccaatccaggggaactgcccccaaTGTCCATGTGATATTGCAGAGTcacgttagccaacacaaccctacaacatccagagccttaaggaactccgggcggatctcatccccCCCCAGGGCCCTGCCACACAGGAGGTTTTTAACCACCTCGGCGatctcgaccccagagattggagagcccaatccagagtccccaggctcagcctccacaatggaaggcatgttagtgggattgaggaggtcttccaagtattctgcccaccggcccacaacatcccgagttgaggtcagcagcacaccatccccactgtagacagtgttgttgctgcactgcttccccctcctgagacgccggatggtggaccagaatcgcctcgaagccgtatggaagtctttctccatggcctctccaaactcctcccacacccgagtttttgcctcagcaaccacctgagccgcatgccgcttcgcccgccagtacccatcagctgcttctggaGTCCCACAAAAAGGCccaataggactccttcttcagcctgacggcttccctcaccaaAGGTGTCCACCAGcaggttcgagggttgccgccgcaacaggcaccaacaaccttgcggccacagctcagatgagccgcctcagcaatggaggcacggaacacggtccactcagacttaATGTCCCCCACCTCCGCCTGTGTGTTCAAAGTTATGCTAGAGATGGGAATTTAAGctcaggggattccgccagacgttcccagcagaccctcacaacacgtttgggctgccaggtctgaccggcatcctccccacCAgcgccaactcaccaccaggtagtggtcagtggacagctccgcacctctcttcaccagTGTACAAGATATATggccgcagatccgatgaaacgatgacaaagtcaaTCATCAAACTGcagcctagggtgtcctggtgccaagtgcacaacACCCtaatgcttgaacatggtgttcgttatggacaatccgtGACAAGCACAGAattccaacaacagaacaccactcgggTTCAGATcaggggggccgttcctcccaaccacatCCCTCCAGGTCttactgtcattgcccacgtgagcgttgaagtcccccagcagaacaagggagtccccagtaggggcactctccagtaccccttCTAAGGACTCCAAGAAGGGTGGGCAATCTGAGCTGCCGTTCAGCCCGTAAGCACAAATGACAGTCAGAAGGCAGAGAGAGGCTACCCTCTCATTCACCAGGGTAAACCCCAACATACAGGTGctgagatggggagcaacaagtatgcccactcctgcccaacgcctctcaccttgggcaactccagagagGAAGTATGTCCAACCCCTCTCAAGGaaactggttccagaaccagagccatgcgtcgaggcGAGACCGACTAGTTTTAGCTGGAACCTCTtgacctcacacactagctaCGGCTCCTTCCCCatcagagaggtgacattccacatcccaagagcttctgcaaccgaggatcggaccgtCAGGGTCCCCTTActcggccgccacccatcacTCAAATGTATGGAtacaaacaaatcaacaaaaccAATCAGAACTATGGGAACCAAACAAACTATTGGAAccaaatgaaatcaaaagaaCCATCTGTACCAAACGGAACCATGTGTTCCAAATGAACCATAGGAACCAAACGAACCTAAACGGAACCAACTGAACCATCGGAACATCGGAACCTTGGGAACCACCAGGAACAATCGGAACCAAACGGAACTGTGGGAACCAAACAAACCATcggaaccaaacagaaccaaatgAAACCAAACGAAACCACAAGGAAACATCAGAACCAAATGGAACCCTCAGAACTAAATAAACCATCTGGACCAAACGAACCATCGGAACCAACAGAACTAACCAGAGCCAAGAGAACCATCGGAATCAAACAGAATCATTGGAACCATATGAACTATTGGAACCAAACGGAGCCATCAAAACTTTCTCTTCAGGAGGAAGAAATCCacaatttttgacatttatctgTACTGAATCAGAAACtagtttccatggttaccaggTGAGCTGACCAGTCAGAACTCTGGATCAGGACACACACATGTTTTAGCACAAGTATGATAGGGATGCGTCTTGAAAGGgagctgaccaatcagagcaggctgttcctgctgcttcctgctATTTCTTGCTTTCTCATGCTGCTTCATATCGtttcctgctgctttctgttttctcctaTATCCTGCTTCTCCTGCTTCCTTCTGTttcctgctacttcctgttttctcatGCTGTTTCCTGTTActtctttctgcttcctgctATTTCCCGCTGCttcttgtttcttctgtttcccattttcttttgcttctttcgGTTTCCTGCTTGGGACTCACCGCAGCCAATGGCGTTTGCTGGTGTTGGTGTGGCAGCAGATGGCATCATATTGGTCGGCCAGCCAGACGATCAGGATGATGTAGAAAGCCGTGGTCGTGTCATTGAAAAACTCTGACATTATGGCCTCCATGCCTGCGAACAAGAAGTGACATCACAGATACAAAACAACCAGAACGGTTTGTAAATCCAGACCAGTTCAGAAGGAGAACCAATGCAGAACTCACCAACCAGGGCCAGGATGACGGTGAGCAGAGGGGCTGCTGGGAAAGCGATGGTCATGTTCATCTCCAGCATCTGCAGCAGAtccactgaaacacacagagcagATTAGAACCAGACCAGGCTGTACCAGGTCGGAATGGCCCGAGCAGCGTAAACAAACCGATGAAGACGAAGATCTGGTGGTGCGAGTATCTGAGCAGCATCGACACCGACAGCGTCTGAAAGACAGAACCGAGACACGACTTTATTTTGTGAGCGGTTCTGAATCCAAATAATTCTGCTGATCTGGGTTCTAGAAGAACTCCTTCTGTTCTTCTAAACAACAGAAGGAGTTGTTTAGCCGCAGCCGGTCCACTTCTAGTTGACTTAAGATGCCAATCTTAAGTCAAAGCTTTTTAatcttaaacagaaatattttccttcttctcgcagaatatttattcagtaaaatcTGGGATGATAATTTCTGACCAGCTGATAAAATAATGAGCTTTtaggtttttagttttgaaactttttttctatatctttttctaaatgagattttaaataaaatctgttaaaattattaatcCACTGTCCACTGGTCGTTGTCCTGTGTCAGACTCTCCCGCCTCAGCTGTAGATCTCTGTAGATCCAGAATGATCATGAGCCTCTTGGCTGCATCTCTGATCTTCTCCTTGTTCCAGATGAAAGTTTAGAGGGACGGCGGGTCTCGGTGGATTTGGTCTGACACTCTTTCCATTTCAACATGATGACCTGCTCAGGGCTCtttgagatgtttaaagctggagaaatctttctgtttctaaatcctgctttaaacttgtcctggtgtttcttggtcttcatgatgctctcTGAGCTTTAAGCACAACCTGAGACCATcggctgcatgttttagatctttatgtttgaagcCTGAAAAGGAGCAACAGGTTGAAACGTTCAAAGGGGTtgaatactttcacaaggcGCTGTAGGAATGGACAAacaatttgatttctttttgatTGACAGGTCAAAATGGCCAACATTTTGGCCATGtttctaatcattttaattttagtagtttattaaatttttattcagttgCAGTTTTAATTCAGCTTTACTTCTtacagagtttttgttttctcctcttccaGATTCTTGTTGGTAAAAAAGTGAAAGACGAAATATTTCCAGCAGCATTTTAACATCAGAAACGAGAGTAAACGTACAAATATGACCATGATGACGAAGGCAGCCAGATACGACGTTCTGGCCATCCACATGCTGACAAAGCGGTAATGTTCTCCAGACACCACGTTCCTCAGGAAGCCTGCGGAGAAGAGCAGAGCTACTGACAGCCACCTCTACCTGGTACCAGgtagattacacacaggtggtCAGAGTGGGCGGAGCCTCAGTACCTTTGTTCTCCTCGTTCTCAGCGAGCGCCTTGACACTCGACATCAGGATGTCGTCGTAGCCCAGGAACTCGTCCAGCAGGAAGCGACTGAATCCGTCTCCGAAGCACTCGTCCTTGATGGGATCTGCACAGAACGCAGAGAGGTCAGTGGGGTCAGCGGGATCAGCGGGATCACGTGACGTGGCAGCTGACCCAGAGTGACGACCATGACGGGTATGTTGAGTCTCTGCCTGGTGCTCTGCGATAGCCGCAGGAAGCCATACTCCAGGGAATACTCCACGATGTACTCGTCCTGCGGCCACACTGTAACCATGACAACGAGAGCAGCAGggtgtaaacaacaacaacccgAAGTAAATAATCAGCCATAGAAAGAAGATCTCTCCATCGACTGAGGGGAGGGAGTCTAAGTGAGGGGGAGGACTGACAGAAGGTGAAGGTGAGTTTACCTGCTCTGGTCATCATCTCCAGCTCAGACACTGAGTCCTGCAGCGGCTGCATACCTTTAGAGGGGGGGCTAAACGACACGTCCTGGCTGTCATTGGCTCCTCCTCTAGAGCCTCCTCCAATCACAGACGGCTGGAGACGGGGCTCAATGTCCAGTTCAAACTGCAGGCAGGTGAGGACAGGAAGGTGAGGACAGGCGGGTGAGGACAGGAAGGTGAGGAGACAGTAACTTACCTGCACTGAGCTGTTTTCAAACACAGTCATCTCgtcgtcctcttcctcctcctctcccagGCTGATCCCGGccactgctgctcctcctcctggttcAGCCTGCCGCTCCTCGGCCTGCAGCTCCCCCTGGAGGCCGGAGGAGTCGTAGTGCTGCAGGAAGACGGCGGCGCGACTGGAGTTCCTCTGGATCTCCACCTCAACATCGGCCAGCGATCCCGCACCGTCTCCAGGCAGTTGATGGGGGAGCGGGAGAAAGCGATATGGATGTAGGCGAGGATGAAGAGGACGAAGAGCGCCTGTTGCAGAGGGAGGGACAAGAGGTTAGCCAATCAGGAGCTGCCTCCGGGTAAACCTCCAGCTGTTCTAACAAACAGATCCTTGTCATTGTTGAAGGGCTGTAAGGACTCTTTCGCCCACAATGCACTGCAGACCAACTTTCAGCTTCAACAGGAAAAGGGAGAGGAAGTCCAGGATGTGGTGAAACTGAGCTGTGGCAGGAAGCAGCAGGACGTTCTGGACCCAAACACACAAGGTTCACCATTCCTCCAGCCCCATCAGGACATTGGAGACGGCTGGGATTCAAAAGTTAGGGTTcaaacattcttcttttttttaccctttttctTGAATCCTTATTTTGTTCAGCTACATTGAActtttttggaagaaaaagacaaatttagGTACCCTCAATTCCCGTGTCCAAACCGAAACCCCAAAGTATGAACAGAAGGGTGGAGCTGATGAGACGATCAAACAGAAAAGGTTCAGCAGCGGGCCGACCCGTTGCCGGGCCCACAAAGCCTCTGCCAATACCAGACTAAagcaaaaagtcaaaaagacCCTACAGCCACAGAAAGAAGTGAAAATAGGACAACTGGTCTCACCAGGccaaaatcacaacaaaaaacagaaactactgCTTGGCCTGCACCCACTGGCTATGTGCGCATCAGCAGGACGCCCCCTAGTGTTGGGAGGAGCGGATCCACACGCTCCCAAAGGCCAGCCTCTTTACAAGTGGGCGAAGAACAGCGCCGGGCCCAACGCCATCAGATGTCAATCAGAAAACACAGGAGATTATCTAAACTCCAGAATATATTAAAGGAACAGAGAAAATCATGTTACTAAAGTCTATAAaggaaacatcagaaaaaataagcaaaaataattagaatgtGTCTGAAGCTCATAACAGCTATAGAGACAAGCAGACAGTTTCAGCTCATGTCTGACACCTACAGGTCAAACTGTGTAACTGCAGGATGCAGCTTTAGACAGATGTCGGccctgaccagaaccagatcagaaccatgTGAGCGGCTGCAGCCAGCTGGAACCACCCAACCCAGTCCAGGTGGGACATCTCACCTTCAGCAGGACGAAGAACTCAAAGACTCTTCTGAAGGAGGGCGGGAAGAGCCGGGCGTAGGTGACAGCCATCTTGAAGAAAAGGGCGTGGAAGAGGCGGTCACGCACATTGATGAGCGGGTTCTGGTTGATGTTGGGGTTCCGGATCCGGTTGGGCCCAATGTTGTTGTTCAGAGGAACGTTGTTGTTGGCCTGGTTCTCCGACATGGCCGCTGCAGGACTCTGTTGCTCCCAAACCCGTTCCTAGGTCAGCATGGTTCTGGCCTACTTCATGAAGGTGACTCAGATTCAGTTCCAGCAAAACCGACCCGAAACCTGGATCCACCTGGAAGGTTCAAACACAACGCAGTTAATGACTGACTGGCCCTCAGTGCCAGAACCGGCtcagggttctggttctggttagctttgatgcttttatcacattttatattttcagttgctgcaaaaaataaagctgaaccCGGAAATCCAAATCCTGAACAGACTGACCCAGACTGGTTCTGGAaaaatgacctctgacccagacTGGTTCATCTCACTGTTACCGTGGCGACTCTCCACCACACATTAATGTGTGCCTTGGTGAAATTTTCTGGTTGCTACGGTGACCATGAAACAAGTGATGGGCCAGCTGATTCCTGGTGAGGTGCTTTGGCAGAATGTGGGCGTGGCCTGGAAGCTGATGGTTTGTAGATGTTTAAATGCTACCAATGTTTTAGTTCTGGACAGGTTCGGATAGGTTAACGTCAGACAAACCCGTCTGACCCGTTCCAGGGACACACAGAACCCGAACCAGAACCGGTCGATAAACGCATCTGGATTAGAACCGCTACTGGTTCTGGTGGGTTCGCTGTGGTTCTGCTTACCTGGCCAAGTGTTAGAGGGTCTCTACAGGTATTTAGAGTCGGGATGTTGTTCCATCAGGTAAGGAATTCAGGTGTTCCTCAGGATCTTCTGCTAAGGTCTGCGAGGAGCAGTAGGTAAGGgagggtcaggggtcaggggtcactGCTGAGCGTTAGGGGTTGTAAGCCCTCTGACAGGTCAGAGAGGGAACGTGTAGGTGCGTCAGACTCACCTGTCAGTGAAGTTTTCCTCTCGATGTTTTCATCGGCAGGAAGCTAGCTGTTAGCTCGATGCTAACTGGAAGGACCGGACCTGAAGCTCGACAAAGCCCCGCGTTAGCGCTCGGCTGGCGTCTCGGAACCGACAGAGGAGCGGCTTCAGGCGGATCCAGAGGGCAAGGGGGGCGGCGGGGAGCCGCTCAGAGAATCCGGGAGTAGCGATCCGCTCCGAGCAGCAGCTACAGCTAACGGCCGCTGCTATTGCCGAACCACAGCCGGAAGTACGGGTCCTAGGAGCGGAAAGAGCCTAGTATGCCCTGAGCACTGCCTGACAGGCGGCGGGGAACGTTATTCCTGAATTCGGACTGATCGGAAGTTTTTAAGGCAGTTATTGGGAGTAGTGACCTATAAattggtccccaacctttttattaccacGGATCGGTCAAGACTTGGCAATTTTGACCGCATTTTCGCAGCCTGTGGGATTTTCCCTGCCTGAGAGAGACAACGCAGCCTGTTGGGGACTGTGGCTCTTTGGTAGTCTTCTTGCAgttggaaggttgtaggttcgattccagtttcctcctgccacatgt comes from Gambusia affinis linkage group LG10, SWU_Gaff_1.0, whole genome shotgun sequence and encodes:
- the LOC122838950 gene encoding LOW QUALITY PROTEIN: membralin-like (The sequence of the model RefSeq protein was modified relative to this genomic sequence to represent the inferred CDS: inserted 1 base in 1 codon), whose product is MSENQANNNVPLNNNIGPNRIRNPNINQNPLINVRDRLFHALFFKMAVTYARLFPPSFRRVFEFFVLLKALFVLFILAYIHIAFSRSPINCLETVRDRWPXVEVEIQRNSSRAAVFLQHYDSSGLQGELQAEERQAEPGGGAAVAGISLGEEEEEDDEMTVFENSSVQFELDIEPRLQPSVIGGGSRGGANDSQDVSFSPPSKVWPQDEYIVEYSLEYGFLRLSQSTRQRLNIPVMVVTLDPIKDECFGDGFSRFLLDEFLGYDDILMSSVKALAENEENKGFLRNVVSGEHYRFVSMWMARTSYLAAFVIMVIFTLSVSMLLRYSHHQIFVFIVDLLQMLEMNMTIAFPAAPLLTVILALVGMEAIMSEFFNDTTTAFYIILIVWLADQYDAICCHTNTSKRHWLRFFYLYHFAFYAYHYRFNGQYSSLALVTSWLFIQHSMIYFFHHYELPAILQQIRIQEMLLQNQQAGQNQTALQDNLNNNNANAGPDPAGTGQSADSTVEPPQAEPLPSSSVAVGGTGEVRAELNWVAQTAAVITEALGSSVDSGESQGSAEINVEFWMGGAAGEAPDGTLENKAPGGGAEASPGDSRRQGAEPSESPALNTDCPAPQSSGTDSESPGHQSSAPRGMS